The genomic segment GCTGCATGGGAAGGAATTATTCCTGGGTTGATAAATGGGAACTATGATCTTATCATTTCGGCAATGACCATTACTGATGAAAGAGCCCAGGCAGTTAATTTTTCTGATCCATATTTTACTGCCGGTCAAGTTATTGTTGTCAGAAAGGATAATGAGGAAATTAAAGAACCCGCTGATTTAAAGGGTAAGGTGGTTACAGTACAGATAGGAACTACCGGTCAATTTGCAGCTGAAAAGATTGAGGGTATTAAGGAGATCAAAAAGTTTAATACAACTCCAGAGGCCTTACAGGAGTTGAGAAATGGTTCTGCTGATGCAGCAGTTGTTGATCTGGCGGTGGGTGAGTTATATGTAAAAGAACATCCAGATGCTAAAATCGTAGGCAAGCCATTTACCGTTGAATATTATGGCATTGCCGTTAAAAAGGGAAATGAAAAATTATTGAAAGAAGTAAATAAAGCTCTGGCTACATTAAAGGCAAATGGGAAGTATGATGAGATTTACGAAAAATGGTTCTCAAGCGGGAAGTAAAGGAGTGGGTAATGGTGGATTTTCGCATAGATTTAATTTTGCAATCCCTGCCTGTGTTGGGGCAGGGACTCTTAATGACATTAGAGTTAACAGTTCTTGCAGTGGCGATTGGTACAGTTCTAGGAACATTATTTGGCTTGATGCGGGTATCAAAGAACAAAATCTTTTACTTTCTTGCATCAATGTATGTAGATTTCTTTCGCGGTACTCCCCTATTGGTTCAACTTTTTCTGGTTTACATGGGATTACCTCAGATTCTTGGTTTCCCGTTAGATAGATTTACAGCGGCTATTGCTACCCTTAGTCTGAATAGTGGAGCCTATATTGCCGAAATAGTAAGAGCCGGGATTCAGTCCATTGATAAAGGACAATGGGAAGCTGCACTATCTTTAGGGATGAATTATCAACAGATGATGAGATATGTTATTTTACCTCAGGCATTTAAAAGAATTATACCAGCCCTTGGCAATGAATTTATTGCTATGCTGAAGGACTCATCACTTGTAGCTGTTATATCTTTAGAGGAGTTATTGAGAAAGGGACAATTGATAATCACCCGGACTTTTAGACCTTTTGAAATTTATTTTGCTGTAGCTATTTTATATCTACTGCTAACTACCCTGATTTCCCGATTTATTGCCTATACAGAAAGGAGGCTTAATATTGAGTCAACCGATAATTGAAATTAAAGATGTCAATAAATATTTTGGTTCACTTCATGTTTTAAAAGATATTAATAACCAGGTAAAGCAGGGAGAAGTTCTGGTTATAATCG from the Anoxybacter fermentans genome contains:
- a CDS encoding basic amino acid ABC transporter substrate-binding protein, whose translation is MKKISLILSMLVLMLGVVVGLSGCTSNKSVLKVGSDISYPPFEYVDEKTGEFMGFDIDLIRALGKEMGYEVEIINAAWEGIIPGLINGNYDLIISAMTITDERAQAVNFSDPYFTAGQVIVVRKDNEEIKEPADLKGKVVTVQIGTTGQFAAEKIEGIKEIKKFNTTPEALQELRNGSADAAVVDLAVGELYVKEHPDAKIVGKPFTVEYYGIAVKKGNEKLLKEVNKALATLKANGKYDEIYEKWFSSGK
- a CDS encoding amino acid ABC transporter permease — translated: MDFRIDLILQSLPVLGQGLLMTLELTVLAVAIGTVLGTLFGLMRVSKNKIFYFLASMYVDFFRGTPLLVQLFLVYMGLPQILGFPLDRFTAAIATLSLNSGAYIAEIVRAGIQSIDKGQWEAALSLGMNYQQMMRYVILPQAFKRIIPALGNEFIAMLKDSSLVAVISLEELLRKGQLIITRTFRPFEIYFAVAILYLLLTTLISRFIAYTERRLNIESTDN